In Hemibagrus wyckioides isolate EC202008001 linkage group LG21, SWU_Hwy_1.0, whole genome shotgun sequence, the following proteins share a genomic window:
- the pth4 gene encoding parathyroid hormone 4, with the protein MVQKEQSCRLLISCLLFMVLTVTHSQENQRRAVTEHQLMHDRGRSIQSLKRLIWLSSAIERLHTAETRSLSSSLSSFSHNDDDDSNDEDSSKYHTVMDSSVHQGALELLLRDMYRAQPPTGRKQPSILH; encoded by the exons ATGGTGCAGAAAGAACAGAGCTGTCGTCTCCTCATCAGCTGCTTGTTGTTCATGGtgctcacagtcactcacagtCAGGAGAACCagag GCGTGCGGTCACTGAGCATCAGTTGATGCATGACCGTGGTCGCTCCATTCAGAGTCTGAAGCGCCTGATTTGGCTCTCCAGCGCCATCGAGAGGCTTCACACGGCAGAGACACGCTCTttatcctcctctctctcctccttcagtcataatgatgatgatgatagtaatGATGAAGATTCCTCCAAGTATCATACGGTGATGGACAGTAGTGTCCACCAGGGGGCACTGGAGCTGCTGCTGAGAGACATGTACAGAGCACAGCCTCCGACAGGGAGAAAGCAGCCGAGTATCCTGCACTGA